In Athalia rosae chromosome 6, iyAthRosa1.1, whole genome shotgun sequence, one DNA window encodes the following:
- the LOC105688855 gene encoding transient receptor potential cation channel trpm isoform X3 codes for MIDKNKPIRVTTARSWIEATFQKRECAKFIPSPRDEHRLKEVEGDKDAQYDVITTSRCCCGHSFTFHCGTGADVQTCSTATSGEQKADIEREIWTPGKNTRASATDAYGTIEFQGGPHPTKAQYVRLAHDTRPEPIVQLLRHEWNLDLPKLLITVHGGRSNFELQPSLKKILRKGLLKAAKTTGAWIFTGGTNTGVTRQVGDALLLERSQRQGRVVSIGIAPWGILENAHELVGRGRDVPYHSIASPRSKYAVLNSRHAYFLLVDNGTGGRYGAEIMLRRKLEKYISNQKLHPYTHSSIPVVALVIEGGTNTIRAVLEYVTDDPPVPVVVCDGSGRAADLIAFMHKYATESTTGEKEGEGLLEGMREHLLGTIRRTFEVSVEQAEQLYSELLQCTRNKNLITVFRITQDRPQELDQTILTALFKSQQLSPAEQLSLALTWNRVDIARSEIFVYGQEWPPGALEQSMMQALQHDRIDFVKLLLENGVSMRKFLSIPRLEDLYNTKEGPSNTLGYILRDVRPHIPRGYVYTLHDIGLVINKLMGGAYRAQYTRRKFRAIYSRVMKKSAGHAHHAHAHRTMSNAAFAGRCYSVSGAAGKNDSLTMSLLAETLPGDRDTPLFDYPFNELLIWAVLTKRQQMALLMWQHGEEALAKALVALKLYKAMAHEAAEDDLETEVYDELRGYGKEFENIAVELLDFCYRQDDDQTQQLLTSELQNWSGQTCLSLAVTANHRPLLAHPCSQIILADLWMGGLRTRKNTNLKVILGLLCPPYITRLEFKSREELQLMPQTQEEHLIALEDEDEDSDYEQGLTPTMPQTQVQVHPEVEKRPRSSLSIRSKSSCSQQGIKALISNENGTVTVKETIVQENGKVMTDHEDYIHRFVHSPPEYYDIKTNRPLRLKKKLYEFYTAPITKFWASSIAYIVFLVLFSYCILVRMSHTPSWAEIYSIAYICTLGCEKIREIVSSEPATLSHKFSVWAWNMWNPCDAAAILFFQIGLILRLRLSSMETGRVIYCVDCIYWYLRILNILGVNKYLGPLVTMMGKMVKNMIYFVVLLLVVLMSFGVARQAILFPNSEPKWRILRDIFIEPYFMLYGEVYADNIDPDCGDEPGMIPCLPGRWITPLAMSVYLLVANILLINLLIAVFNNIFNEVNAVAHQVWMFQRFTVVMEYEQKPVLPPPLIIVSHIYLLIKYIIRYIRQGEMRSTEAYDNGLKLFLEADDMERLYDFEEECVEGYFREQELKLQMSTDERVKVTTERVENMHQKIEDINKKENNQNASLQAVEFRIRKLEELNEQTLAHLGVIHRFMATHTSHVDLLRIDGNMEQRTRRVSERSEPTSESDLHVQSPLLIPRRKKLLRSLTDAAFFPTTTPIEDEVPLRATVLSSVDNLSKNDSSLSGDRPVCRQDSKTSESHASHFSVDDKTENEIEEHDERAESVDVTLMPSEARRDSSGHPPSVKQSSRTLSEPDNFLAPPASGGQRGVTWAEPRVAVIPNNAGNNNASSNPRSVLLNMRAEYTSITDELETYCGLLSPPRTPPVSPPPRRGRYASEMSNPEMALHIEKEHLRDAEDCDYQLMEGLIHRRYMNESDMPEDTDAAGLDDGAFFLTVHSERRPLRRASAVEDETFRSRPTISVTREIEQTLARPPLRDNEIGAPVDDGLNTGPAPASETMC; via the exons ATGATCGACAAGAACAAGCCAATCCGAGta ACAACGGCACGGAGTTGGATAGAAGCTACTTTCCAGAAGAGAGAATGTGCCAAATTTATTCCTAGTCCACGAGATGAACATAG GTTGAAAGAGGTAGAAGGCGATAAGGATGCCCAGTATGACGTTATCACAACATCCAG ATGCTGCTGCGGccattcttttacttttcattgtGGGACCGGAGCAGATGTACAAACTTGTTCCACTGCTACCTCTGGCGAACAGAAAGCTGATATCGAGCGTGAGATATGGACTCCAGGCAAAAACACCAGAGCTAGTGCAACCGACGCGTATGGCACTATAGAATTTCAGGGCGGACCTCATCCCACCAAAGCTCAG TATGTGAGGCTAGCTCATGACACACGACCTGAACCAATAGTACAATTATTGAGGCATGAATGGAATCTGGATTTACCAAAGCTTCTGATTACTGTTCATGGCGGTAgatcgaatttcgaattacagccaagtttgaaaaaaatcttgagaAAGGGCCTTTTAAAAGCAGCAAAAACCACTGGTGCCTGGATCTTCACGGGGGGCACAAATACTG GTGTGACTCGTCAGGTTGGTGATGCACTACTTTTGGAGCGTTCCCAACGGCAAGGGAGAGTTGTCAGCATTGGTATAGCGCCTTGGGGTATCCTTGAAAATGCCCATGAACTAGTTGGCAGAGGTCGTGATGTACCCTATCATTCCATCGCATCTCCAAG ATCAAAATACGCGGTTCTGAACAGCAGACATGCCTATTTTCTTTTAGTCGATAATGGAACCGGAGGAAGATACGGAGCTGAAATTATGCTcagaagaaaattggaaaagtaCATATCCAATCAGAAACTGCATCCAT ATACGCACAGTAGTATTCCAGTTGTTGCACTGGTCATTGAGGGAGGAACCAATACGATCCGAGCAGTTCTTGAATATGTTACAGATGATCCCCCAGTTCCTGTCGTTGTATGCGATGGTTCTGGACGCGCAGCTGATCTTATTGCTTTTATGCACAA GTATGCGACAGAGAGCACCACGGGTGAAAAAGAAGGTGAAGGTCTATTGGAAGGGATGCGGGAGCATCTTTTGGGTACAATTCGTCGTACCTTTGAAGTATCTGTCGAACAGGCAGAGCAGCTTTACTCTGAGCTATTACAGTGCACACGCAACAAGAATCTC ATAACAGTATTTAGAATAACGCAAGATCGGCCTCAAGAACTGGATCAAACTATTCTCACGGCTTTGTTCAAATCTCAGCAGCTATCACCAGCGGAACAATTATCTTTAGCTTTAACTTGGAACAGAGTAGACATAGCTCGTAGTGAAATATTTGTTTATGGACAAGAGTGGCCTCCAGGCGCTCTCGAGCAATCTATGATGCAGGCTCTACAGCATGACCGTATTGATTTCGTCAAGCTGTTGTTGGAAAATGGGGTGTCCATGCGTAAATTTCTCTCTATTCCCCGTCTTGAAGATCTATATAACACC AAAGAGGGACCATCGAATACACTTGGCTATATATTGCGAGACGTCAGACCCCACATACCACGTGGCTATGTGTATACCTTACATGATATTGGTCTTgtgattaataaattaatgggTGGTGCTTATCGTGCTCAATATACACGCAGAAAGTTCAGAGCAATTTATTCGAGGGTGATGAAAAAGTCAGCGGGACATGCACACCATGCTCACGCCCACAGGACTATGTCTAACGCAGCCTTTGCAGGGCGTTGCTACTCTGTTAGCGGAGCTGCTGGAAAAAATGATAGTTTGACCATGAGTCTATTAGCTGAGACTCTACCTGGTGACCGAGATACTCCGTTGTTCGATTATCCTTTCAACGAATTACTAATTTGGGCTGTTTTAACTAAACGTCAGCAAATGGCGCTCCTAATGTGGCAACATGGAGAGGAAGCCTTGGCAAAGGCCCTTGTCGCTCTAAAACTTTATAAGGCAATGGCGCATGAAGCTGCTGAAGACGATCTTGAAACAGAGGTGTATGATGAATTGCGTGGATATGGAAaggaatttgagaatatcg CCGTAGAGCTTCTGGATTTTTGTTACCGACAAGACGATGATCAAACACAACAGTTGCTAACGTCCGAGCTTCAGAATTGGTCAGGTCAGACGTGTTTGTCGCTTGCCGTTACCGCCAATCATCGTCCTCTCCTTGCGCATCCTTGCAGTCAGATAATTCTTGCAGACCTCTGGATGGGTGGGCTACGAACTCGTAAAAATACGAATCTTAAG GTGATACTTGGCTTGTTGTGTCCACCTTACATTACAAGACTCGAATTTAAAAGTCGAGAGGAGCTACAGTTGATGCCACAGACACAAGAGGAGCATTTGATCGCTCTTGAAGATGAGGATGAAGATAGCGATTATGAACAGGGACTCACGCCAACCATGCCGCAGACGCAAGTTCAAGTACATCCAGAAGTTGAG aaACGTCCGCGTAGCAGCTTGAGCATTCGCAGCAAATCCTCTTGCAGCCAGCAAGGGATCAAG GCCTTGATTTCAAACGAAAACGGAACTGTCACCGTAAAAGAAACTATCGTCCAAGAGAACGGAAAAGTTATGACTGATCACGAGGATTATATTCATAGATTTGTTCACTCACCTCCTGAATATTACGATATTAAAACAAATCGACCACTACGCCTCAAGAAAAAGTTATACGAATTTTACACTGCTCCAATTACCAAGTTCTGGGCAAGCTCG ATCGCGTATATAGTTTTCTTGGTGCTATTTTCTTACTGTATTCTTGTGCGAATGAGCCACACACCTTCTTGGGCAGAGATTTATTCTATTGCTTACATTTGTACACTTGGCTGTGAAAAAATACGTGAAATTGTATCATCGGAACCAGCGACTTTGTCTCACAAATTCAGTGTGTGGGCTTGGAACATGTGGAATCCCTGCGACGCAGCTgccattctattttttcaaattggacTTATTCTACGGCTACGACTTTCCTCTATGGAAACAGGCCGCGTTATCTACTGTGTAGATTGCATATACTGGTACCTGCGAATACTTAATATTCTCGGCGTCAACAAGTACTTAG gTCCTCTGGTAACAATGATGGGAAAGATGGTGAAAAACATGATTTATTTTGTTGTGCTATTGCTAGTTGTTCTTATGAGTTTTGGCGTAGCTAGACAAGCTATTCTTTTCCCGAACAGTGAACCAAAGTGGCGGATTTTGCGAgac ATATTCATCGAACCGTATTTCATGCTTTACGGAGAGGTTTATGCCGACAATATTGATCCGGATTGTGGAGATGAACCAGGAATGATACCGTGCTTACCGGGTCGCTGGATAACACCGCTTGCTATGTCGGTCTACCTGTTAGTTGCGAATATACTTTTGATAAACCTCCTGATCGCTGTGTTCAACAACATTTTCAACGAAGTAAACGCTGTCGCACATCAAGTTTGGATGTTTCAACGTTTTACAGTTGTCATGGAATATGAACAGAAGCCAGTACTCCCGCCGCCATTAATTATCGTTTCgcacatttatttattgatcaaGTACATCATACGATATATACGACAAGGTGAGATGCGATCGACGGAAGCATACGATAATGGGCTGAAACTCTTCCTGGAGGCTGACGATATGGAGCGATTGTATGATTTTGAGGAGGAATGTGTGGAGGGATATTTCAGGGAGCAAGAACTCAAACTTCAGATGTCGACGGATGAGCGTGTCAAAGTAACGACGGAGCGAGTCGAGAACATGCATCAGAAGATCGAAGATATtaacaaaaaggaaaacaatcAAAACGCTTCATTGCAG GCGGTCGAATTCCGAATTCGTAAGTTGGAGGAATTGAATGAACAGACATTGGCCCATTTAGGCGTCATTCATCGTTTTATGGCAACACATACGTCGCATGTAGATCTTTTGAGGATAGACGGTAATATGGAACAGCGTACGAGGCGAGTGTCGGAACGGTCAGAACCAACGTCTGAGTCGGATCTGCACGTGCAATCACCTCTGCTCATCCCTCGGCGAAAGAAACTTCTAAGATCGCTAACGGACGCGGCATTTTTTCCTACAACCACACCGATAGAAGATGAAGTACCGCTGCGAGCGACGGTGCTTAGTTCGGTGGATAATCTTAGCAAAAACGATTCATCGCTCAGTGGGGATCGACCAGTTTGTCGTCAAGATTCCAAAACATCGGAAAGTCACGCGAGCCATTTCAGCGTCGATGATAAAACTGAAAACGAAATCGAAGAACATGATGAAAGAGCTGAGAGTGTAGATGTTACTTTGATGCCTTCTGAAGCCAGGCGAGATTCGTCTGGGCATCCTCCGTCCGTCAAGCAATCAAGTCGTACGCTTTCGGAGCCAGACAATTTTCTCGCACCTCCAGCTTCCGGGGGGCAGAGAGGTGTGACTTGGGCAGAACCCCGAGTTGCCGTGATACCTAATAACGCCGGAAACAACAACGCTTCTTCTAATCCGAGGTCCGTTCTTCTCAACATGCGGGCTGAGTACACGAGTATAACAGACGAACTTGAAACTTACTGCGGTTTGCTGAGCCCTCCGAGAACTCCTCCGGTCTCACCGCCTCCGCGTCGTGGAAGGTATGCTTCAGAAATGTCGAATCCTGAGATGGCACTTCACATTGAAAAAGAGCACTTGCGCGATGCTGAAGATTGCGATTATCAACTTATGGAGGGTCTGATACATCGACGGTATATGAACGAGTCTGATATGCCGGAGGATACCGACGCAGCCGGGCTTGACGacggagctttttttcttacggtaCACAGCGAAAGACGACCACTTAGGAGAGCATCCGCGGTCGAAGATGAAACTTTCAGGTCACGGCCTACCATCAGCGTTACTAGAGAAATCGAACAGACTTTAGCTCGACCGCCTCTAAGGGACAACGAAATTGGTGCGCCCGTTGATGACGGTCTTAACACCGGCCCAGCACCAGCCTCGGAGACTATGTGCTGA
- the LOC105688855 gene encoding transient receptor potential cation channel trpm isoform X7 has translation MIDKNKPIRVTTARSWIEATFQKRECAKFIPSPRDEHRCCCGHSFTFHCGTGADVQTCSTATSGEQKADIEREIWTPGKNTRASATDAYGTIEFQGGPHPTKAQYVRLAHDTRPEPIVQLLRHEWNLDLPKLLITVHGGRSNFELQPSLKKILRKGLLKAAKTTGAWIFTGGTNTGVTRQVGDALLLERSQRQGRVVSIGIAPWGILENAHELVGRGRDVPYHSIASPRSKYAVLNSRHAYFLLVDNGTGGRYGAEIMLRRKLEKYISNQKLHPYTHSSIPVVALVIEGGTNTIRAVLEYVTDDPPVPVVVCDGSGRAADLIAFMHKYATESTTGEKEGEGLLEGMREHLLGTIRRTFEVSVEQAEQLYSELLQCTRNKNLITVFRITQDRPQELDQTILTALFKSQQLSPAEQLSLALTWNRVDIARSEIFVYGQEWPPGALEQSMMQALQHDRIDFVKLLLENGVSMRKFLSIPRLEDLYNTKEGPSNTLGYILRDVRPHIPRGYVYTLHDIGLVINKLMGGAYRAQYTRRKFRAIYSRVMKKSAGHAHHAHAHRTMSNAAFAGRCYSVSGAAGKNDSLTMSLLAETLPGDRDTPLFDYPFNELLIWAVLTKRQQMALLMWQHGEEALAKALVALKLYKAMAHEAAEDDLETEVYDELRGYGKEFENIAVELLDFCYRQDDDQTQQLLTSELQNWSGQTCLSLAVTANHRPLLAHPCSQIILADLWMGGLRTRKNTNLKVILGLLCPPYITRLEFKSREELQLMPQTQEEHLIALEDEDEDSDYEQGLTPTMPQTQVQVHPEVEKRPRSSLSIRSKSSCSQQGIKALISNENGTVTVKETIVQENGKVMTDHEDYIHRFVHSPPEYYDIKTNRPLRLKKKLYEFYTAPITKFWASSIAYIVFLVLFSYCILVRMSHTPSWAEIYSIAYICTLGCEKIREIVSSEPATLSHKFSVWAWNMWNPCDAAAILFFQIGLILRLRLSSMETGRVIYCVDCIYWYLRILNILGVNKYLGPLVTMMGKMVKNMIYFVVLLLVVLMSFGVARQAILFPNSEPKWRILRDIFIEPYFMLYGEVYADNIDPDCGDEPGMIPCLPGRWITPLAMSVYLLVANILLINLLIAVFNNIFNEVNAVAHQVWMFQRFTVVMEYEQKPVLPPPLIIVSHIYLLIKYIIRYIRQGEMRSTEAYDNGLKLFLEADDMERLYDFEEECVEGYFREQELKLQMSTDERVKVTTERVENMHQKIEDINKKENNQNASLQAVEFRIRKLEELNEQTLAHLGVIHRFMATHTSHVDLLRIDGNMEQRTRRVSERSEPTSESDLHVQSPLLIPRRKKLLRSLTDAAFFPTTTPIEDEVPLRATVLSSVDNLSKNDSSLSGDRPVCRQDSKTSESHASHFSVDDKTENEIEEHDERAESVDVTLMPSEARRDSSGHPPSVKQSSRTLSEPDNFLAPPASGGQRGVTWAEPRVAVIPNNAGNNNASSNPRSVLLNMRAEYTSITDELETYCGLLSPPRTPPVSPPPRRGRYASEMSNPEMALHIEKEHLRDAEDCDYQLMEGLIHRRYMNESDMPEDTDAAGLDDGAFFLTVHSERRPLRRASAVEDETFRSRPTISVTREIEQTLARPPLRDNEIGAPVDDGLNTGPAPASETMC, from the exons ATGATCGACAAGAACAAGCCAATCCGAGta ACAACGGCACGGAGTTGGATAGAAGCTACTTTCCAGAAGAGAGAATGTGCCAAATTTATTCCTAGTCCACGAGATGAACATAG ATGCTGCTGCGGccattcttttacttttcattgtGGGACCGGAGCAGATGTACAAACTTGTTCCACTGCTACCTCTGGCGAACAGAAAGCTGATATCGAGCGTGAGATATGGACTCCAGGCAAAAACACCAGAGCTAGTGCAACCGACGCGTATGGCACTATAGAATTTCAGGGCGGACCTCATCCCACCAAAGCTCAG TATGTGAGGCTAGCTCATGACACACGACCTGAACCAATAGTACAATTATTGAGGCATGAATGGAATCTGGATTTACCAAAGCTTCTGATTACTGTTCATGGCGGTAgatcgaatttcgaattacagccaagtttgaaaaaaatcttgagaAAGGGCCTTTTAAAAGCAGCAAAAACCACTGGTGCCTGGATCTTCACGGGGGGCACAAATACTG GTGTGACTCGTCAGGTTGGTGATGCACTACTTTTGGAGCGTTCCCAACGGCAAGGGAGAGTTGTCAGCATTGGTATAGCGCCTTGGGGTATCCTTGAAAATGCCCATGAACTAGTTGGCAGAGGTCGTGATGTACCCTATCATTCCATCGCATCTCCAAG ATCAAAATACGCGGTTCTGAACAGCAGACATGCCTATTTTCTTTTAGTCGATAATGGAACCGGAGGAAGATACGGAGCTGAAATTATGCTcagaagaaaattggaaaagtaCATATCCAATCAGAAACTGCATCCAT ATACGCACAGTAGTATTCCAGTTGTTGCACTGGTCATTGAGGGAGGAACCAATACGATCCGAGCAGTTCTTGAATATGTTACAGATGATCCCCCAGTTCCTGTCGTTGTATGCGATGGTTCTGGACGCGCAGCTGATCTTATTGCTTTTATGCACAA GTATGCGACAGAGAGCACCACGGGTGAAAAAGAAGGTGAAGGTCTATTGGAAGGGATGCGGGAGCATCTTTTGGGTACAATTCGTCGTACCTTTGAAGTATCTGTCGAACAGGCAGAGCAGCTTTACTCTGAGCTATTACAGTGCACACGCAACAAGAATCTC ATAACAGTATTTAGAATAACGCAAGATCGGCCTCAAGAACTGGATCAAACTATTCTCACGGCTTTGTTCAAATCTCAGCAGCTATCACCAGCGGAACAATTATCTTTAGCTTTAACTTGGAACAGAGTAGACATAGCTCGTAGTGAAATATTTGTTTATGGACAAGAGTGGCCTCCAGGCGCTCTCGAGCAATCTATGATGCAGGCTCTACAGCATGACCGTATTGATTTCGTCAAGCTGTTGTTGGAAAATGGGGTGTCCATGCGTAAATTTCTCTCTATTCCCCGTCTTGAAGATCTATATAACACC AAAGAGGGACCATCGAATACACTTGGCTATATATTGCGAGACGTCAGACCCCACATACCACGTGGCTATGTGTATACCTTACATGATATTGGTCTTgtgattaataaattaatgggTGGTGCTTATCGTGCTCAATATACACGCAGAAAGTTCAGAGCAATTTATTCGAGGGTGATGAAAAAGTCAGCGGGACATGCACACCATGCTCACGCCCACAGGACTATGTCTAACGCAGCCTTTGCAGGGCGTTGCTACTCTGTTAGCGGAGCTGCTGGAAAAAATGATAGTTTGACCATGAGTCTATTAGCTGAGACTCTACCTGGTGACCGAGATACTCCGTTGTTCGATTATCCTTTCAACGAATTACTAATTTGGGCTGTTTTAACTAAACGTCAGCAAATGGCGCTCCTAATGTGGCAACATGGAGAGGAAGCCTTGGCAAAGGCCCTTGTCGCTCTAAAACTTTATAAGGCAATGGCGCATGAAGCTGCTGAAGACGATCTTGAAACAGAGGTGTATGATGAATTGCGTGGATATGGAAaggaatttgagaatatcg CCGTAGAGCTTCTGGATTTTTGTTACCGACAAGACGATGATCAAACACAACAGTTGCTAACGTCCGAGCTTCAGAATTGGTCAGGTCAGACGTGTTTGTCGCTTGCCGTTACCGCCAATCATCGTCCTCTCCTTGCGCATCCTTGCAGTCAGATAATTCTTGCAGACCTCTGGATGGGTGGGCTACGAACTCGTAAAAATACGAATCTTAAG GTGATACTTGGCTTGTTGTGTCCACCTTACATTACAAGACTCGAATTTAAAAGTCGAGAGGAGCTACAGTTGATGCCACAGACACAAGAGGAGCATTTGATCGCTCTTGAAGATGAGGATGAAGATAGCGATTATGAACAGGGACTCACGCCAACCATGCCGCAGACGCAAGTTCAAGTACATCCAGAAGTTGAG aaACGTCCGCGTAGCAGCTTGAGCATTCGCAGCAAATCCTCTTGCAGCCAGCAAGGGATCAAG GCCTTGATTTCAAACGAAAACGGAACTGTCACCGTAAAAGAAACTATCGTCCAAGAGAACGGAAAAGTTATGACTGATCACGAGGATTATATTCATAGATTTGTTCACTCACCTCCTGAATATTACGATATTAAAACAAATCGACCACTACGCCTCAAGAAAAAGTTATACGAATTTTACACTGCTCCAATTACCAAGTTCTGGGCAAGCTCG ATCGCGTATATAGTTTTCTTGGTGCTATTTTCTTACTGTATTCTTGTGCGAATGAGCCACACACCTTCTTGGGCAGAGATTTATTCTATTGCTTACATTTGTACACTTGGCTGTGAAAAAATACGTGAAATTGTATCATCGGAACCAGCGACTTTGTCTCACAAATTCAGTGTGTGGGCTTGGAACATGTGGAATCCCTGCGACGCAGCTgccattctattttttcaaattggacTTATTCTACGGCTACGACTTTCCTCTATGGAAACAGGCCGCGTTATCTACTGTGTAGATTGCATATACTGGTACCTGCGAATACTTAATATTCTCGGCGTCAACAAGTACTTAG gTCCTCTGGTAACAATGATGGGAAAGATGGTGAAAAACATGATTTATTTTGTTGTGCTATTGCTAGTTGTTCTTATGAGTTTTGGCGTAGCTAGACAAGCTATTCTTTTCCCGAACAGTGAACCAAAGTGGCGGATTTTGCGAgac ATATTCATCGAACCGTATTTCATGCTTTACGGAGAGGTTTATGCCGACAATATTGATCCGGATTGTGGAGATGAACCAGGAATGATACCGTGCTTACCGGGTCGCTGGATAACACCGCTTGCTATGTCGGTCTACCTGTTAGTTGCGAATATACTTTTGATAAACCTCCTGATCGCTGTGTTCAACAACATTTTCAACGAAGTAAACGCTGTCGCACATCAAGTTTGGATGTTTCAACGTTTTACAGTTGTCATGGAATATGAACAGAAGCCAGTACTCCCGCCGCCATTAATTATCGTTTCgcacatttatttattgatcaaGTACATCATACGATATATACGACAAGGTGAGATGCGATCGACGGAAGCATACGATAATGGGCTGAAACTCTTCCTGGAGGCTGACGATATGGAGCGATTGTATGATTTTGAGGAGGAATGTGTGGAGGGATATTTCAGGGAGCAAGAACTCAAACTTCAGATGTCGACGGATGAGCGTGTCAAAGTAACGACGGAGCGAGTCGAGAACATGCATCAGAAGATCGAAGATATtaacaaaaaggaaaacaatcAAAACGCTTCATTGCAG GCGGTCGAATTCCGAATTCGTAAGTTGGAGGAATTGAATGAACAGACATTGGCCCATTTAGGCGTCATTCATCGTTTTATGGCAACACATACGTCGCATGTAGATCTTTTGAGGATAGACGGTAATATGGAACAGCGTACGAGGCGAGTGTCGGAACGGTCAGAACCAACGTCTGAGTCGGATCTGCACGTGCAATCACCTCTGCTCATCCCTCGGCGAAAGAAACTTCTAAGATCGCTAACGGACGCGGCATTTTTTCCTACAACCACACCGATAGAAGATGAAGTACCGCTGCGAGCGACGGTGCTTAGTTCGGTGGATAATCTTAGCAAAAACGATTCATCGCTCAGTGGGGATCGACCAGTTTGTCGTCAAGATTCCAAAACATCGGAAAGTCACGCGAGCCATTTCAGCGTCGATGATAAAACTGAAAACGAAATCGAAGAACATGATGAAAGAGCTGAGAGTGTAGATGTTACTTTGATGCCTTCTGAAGCCAGGCGAGATTCGTCTGGGCATCCTCCGTCCGTCAAGCAATCAAGTCGTACGCTTTCGGAGCCAGACAATTTTCTCGCACCTCCAGCTTCCGGGGGGCAGAGAGGTGTGACTTGGGCAGAACCCCGAGTTGCCGTGATACCTAATAACGCCGGAAACAACAACGCTTCTTCTAATCCGAGGTCCGTTCTTCTCAACATGCGGGCTGAGTACACGAGTATAACAGACGAACTTGAAACTTACTGCGGTTTGCTGAGCCCTCCGAGAACTCCTCCGGTCTCACCGCCTCCGCGTCGTGGAAGGTATGCTTCAGAAATGTCGAATCCTGAGATGGCACTTCACATTGAAAAAGAGCACTTGCGCGATGCTGAAGATTGCGATTATCAACTTATGGAGGGTCTGATACATCGACGGTATATGAACGAGTCTGATATGCCGGAGGATACCGACGCAGCCGGGCTTGACGacggagctttttttcttacggtaCACAGCGAAAGACGACCACTTAGGAGAGCATCCGCGGTCGAAGATGAAACTTTCAGGTCACGGCCTACCATCAGCGTTACTAGAGAAATCGAACAGACTTTAGCTCGACCGCCTCTAAGGGACAACGAAATTGGTGCGCCCGTTGATGACGGTCTTAACACCGGCCCAGCACCAGCCTCGGAGACTATGTGCTGA